A stretch of DNA from Abditibacteriota bacterium:
AGTGCTATACTAAAATTGTATGATATATTAAACGAGGTGATATATGTCCGGACATTCAAAATGGCATAATATAAAGATGCGCAAGGGCGCTCAGGACGCAAAGCGCGGCAAGATCTTCACGAAGATATCCAGAGAGATCATGGTAGCGGTCAGGGAATCCGGTCCCAACCCCGACACCAACATCAAGCTGAAGATGTGCATGCAGAAGGCCAGAGACAACTCCATGCCCAATGACACAGTGCAGAATGCCATCAAGCGCGCCAGCGGAGCAGCCGACAGCGCCAACTACGAAGAAGTATATTATGAAGGCTACGGCCCCGGCGGAGTAGCCATGCTGGTACAGACCCTCACAGACAACAAAAACCGCACCGTATCCGAAGTAAGGCTGGCCTTCACCAAGCACGCCGGCAACCTGGCCGGACAGGGCGCAGTAGCCTACCTCTTTTCCCGCAAGGGTCAATTTCTGTTTTCCAAAGAGACCTGCGACGAAGACGCCATCATGGAGACAGCCCTTGAAGCAGGCGCCGAGGACGTCAAGACCGACAGCGACGACACCATCGAGGTCATCACAGATCCCGGCGACTATCAAACCGTCAGAGAAGCCTTTGAAGCAGCCGGCATAGAGTTTGAGAGCGCAGAGGTCACCATGATCCCCGCCACCACCATATCCATCACAGACGAAAAGGACGCAGCCAAGATCATCAAGATCATGGATCAGCTGGAAGACTGCGACGACGTGCAAAAGGTATATTCCAACTTTGATATAGACGACAGCATCATGGAGAAGTTGTAGGAGGCTCCGTTCTTTCGTAATGTCTGATTTGATTTACATGGACAATGCGGCCACCACCTCCCTCTTGCAGGAGGTGCTGGAAGCCATGCTGCCTTATCTGAAGGGCTCCTTCGGCAGCGCATCCACCATCTATTCCATAGGCAGAGATGCGGCGGACGCCGTAGGCAAGGCCAGAGAACAGGCCGCCCGGCTCCTCAACGCCAAATACGACGAAGAGATATACTTCACTTCCTGCGGCAGCGAGAGCGACAACTGGGCTATCATAGGGGCCTGCGAGGCCCGGGAAAGAAAAGGACGGCATATCATCACCACCGCCGTGGAGCATCACGCCGTGCTGGACACCTGCAAATACATGCAGCAGCGGGGCTGGGACCTGACGGTACTGCCCGTGGACAGCTATGGCCGCATCACTCCGGAGCAGGTAGCCGAGGCCATCAGGCCCGACACGGTCCTGGTGTCCGTCATGCACGCCAACAACGAAATAGGCACCATCATGCCCGTGGAAGAAATTGGCGCCCTGTGCGCCGACAAGGGCATACATTTTCACGTGGACGCAGTTCAGACGGCGGGCCATATCGGGGTGGACGTTCAAAAGATCAATTGCTCCAGCCTGGCCATATCGGCCCACAAGTTCCACGGACCCAAGGGCGTCGGCGCTCTCTACATCAAAAAAGGCGCCGTCTGCCGCAAGTATCTCCACGGAGGAGCCCAGGAAAGCAATCTGCGGGCCGGCACCCACAACGTGGCGGGCATAGTCGGTCTGGGCAAGGCAGCTGAGATCGCCATGAGCGAATACGACAGCGAGAGCGTGCGCATAGCCGCCCTCAGGGACAGGCTCATAGCCGGCATTCGGTCCTCCATCAAGGACTGCCGCCTCAACGGCGACCCCGCCAACCGCCTGCCCAAC
This window harbors:
- a CDS encoding YebC/PmpR family DNA-binding transcriptional regulator produces the protein MSGHSKWHNIKMRKGAQDAKRGKIFTKISREIMVAVRESGPNPDTNIKLKMCMQKARDNSMPNDTVQNAIKRASGAADSANYEEVYYEGYGPGGVAMLVQTLTDNKNRTVSEVRLAFTKHAGNLAGQGAVAYLFSRKGQFLFSKETCDEDAIMETALEAGAEDVKTDSDDTIEVITDPGDYQTVREAFEAAGIEFESAEVTMIPATTISITDEKDAAKIIKIMDQLEDCDDVQKVYSNFDIDDSIMEKL
- the nifS gene encoding cysteine desulfurase NifS; the protein is MSDLIYMDNAATTSLLQEVLEAMLPYLKGSFGSASTIYSIGRDAADAVGKAREQAARLLNAKYDEEIYFTSCGSESDNWAIIGACEARERKGRHIITTAVEHHAVLDTCKYMQQRGWDLTVLPVDSYGRITPEQVAEAIRPDTVLVSVMHANNEIGTIMPVEEIGALCADKGIHFHVDAVQTAGHIGVDVQKINCSSLAISAHKFHGPKGVGALYIKKGAVCRKYLHGGAQESNLRAGTHNVAGIVGLGKAAEIAMSEYDSESVRIAALRDRLIAGIRSSIKDCRLNGDPANRLPNNVNFIFKGVEGESIILFLDMKGICASSGSACTSGSLDPSYVLMSIGLKHEEAHGSLRLTLGRESNNAQVDYVLAELPPIIERLRQMSPLYN